From a region of the Oryza sativa Japonica Group chromosome 6, ASM3414082v1 genome:
- the LOC4340635 gene encoding uncharacterized protein — MEQLNAKLYHRYTALKKRKLLDEGLDQKRAADINELRQAMKDWVAELQSENERLVAKLTQKEQQLVEAQTLLLDETRKTKELNSEILKLQCLLAEKNDANHIATGSPDTTAEMTIENQTPISPAKKTPKSNSRERNIRSIEKAIVPRNGFQEEGRDLDSCRRHMSISGSATEESSSTCMFHLLAESMVGMKFSVKNETEGFSLSVSHEASGYNFTLTWVDQPGGSEWSYQYSSLGTLDRIAMGWMKEDIKFSSTMCPVFFKQISHILRQC; from the exons ATGGAGCAGCTCAACGCCAAGCTCTACCACAGGTACACCGCCCTCAAG AAGCGGAAGCTGCTCGACGAGGGGCTGGACCAGAAGCGGGCTGCCGACATCAACGAGCTCCGCCAAG CCATGAAAGATTGGGTGGCCGAGCTCCAGAGCGAGAACGAGCGCCTCGTTGCCAAGCT GACCCAAAAGGAGCAGCAGCTTGTGGAGGCACAGACGCTTTTACTTGATGAGACTCGGAAGA CAAAGGAGCTCAATAGTGAAATATTGAAACTTCAGTGTCTCCTGGCTGAGAAGAATGATGCAAACCATATTGCGACAGGGTCTCCTGACACAACCGCCGAAATGACTATAGAAAATCAAACTCCAATTTCACCTGCAAAGAAGACGCCAAAGTCAAACAGCAGGGAGAGAAATATTCGCTCCATTGAAAAAGCGATTGTTCCTCGTAATGGCTTTCAGGAGGAAGGAAGAGAT CTTGATTCCTGTAGAAGACATATGAGCATCTCAG GGAGTGCGACAGAAGAAAGTTCCAGTACCTGTATGTTTCATCTGCTGGCTGAATCAATGGTTGGGATGAAATTTTCAGTGAAGAACGAAACAGAAGGATTTTCACTTTCAGTCTCCCATGAAGCTAGTG GTTACAACTTCACTCTCACATGGGTAGACCAACCTGGTGGCAGTGAATGGTCATATCAGTACTCCTCGTTGGGCACCCTGGACAGGATAGCTATGGGCTGGATGAAGGAGGACATAAAATTCAGCTCGACCATGTGTCCTGTATTCTTCAAGCAGATATCGCACATCCTCAGGCAATGCTAA